The Arachis ipaensis cultivar K30076 chromosome B07, Araip1.1, whole genome shotgun sequence genome includes a window with the following:
- the LOC107609600 gene encoding protein SHOOT GRAVITROPISM 6-like isoform X2, giving the protein MEIDLTLTLSTLLPVVSINNDSRDQSDFSIGLKMYNEVQRCFLTVGLVYPDDLFLFLVNKCRVKEETLTFGGLCVLKHLLPRLFEAWHSKIPLLVDVVKSLLEEPSLGVWKALSELIVVMASHCYLVGSSGELFIEYLVRHCALTENNHGDLDILNKRVEVCLYFNCFHVW; this is encoded by the exons GATTTGACGCTTACTCTATCAACACTTCTACCTGTAGTTTCTATAAATAATGACAGCAGAGATCAATCAGATTTCTCAATTGGACTTAAG ATGTATAATGAGGTGCAACGTTGCTTTCTCACAGTTGGCTTGGTGTACCCAGATGATTTGTTTCTGTTTCTTGTAAAT aaATGCAGGGTGAAGGAAGAAACATTGACCTTTGGTGGACTTTGTGTTTTGAAGCATCTTTTACCAAG GTTATTTGAAGCTTGGCATAGTAAAATACCTCTACTTGTTGATGTTGTAAAGTCCTTGCTAGAGGAGCCAAGTTTAGGTGTTTGGAAAGCACTTTCTGAA TTAATTGTGGTTATGGCTTCACATTGTTACTTGGTTGGTTCATCTGGAGAGTTGTTCATTGAGTATCTTGTACGACACTGTGCTTTAACTGAAAATAATCATGGTGATCTTGATATCCTAAATAAGAGAGTAGAG GTTTGCTTATACTTTAATTGTTTTCATGTGTGGTAA
- the LOC107607459 gene encoding uncharacterized protein LOC107607459 → MTNLANTMEANAATTMQAVKRMDQLAGNGNGNENGNGEGDGNNLGGTPMTLASFLKVHPSNFRGLTNPTEVDNWFQAMEHALQAQHVPNNQFVEFTTAFYKKYFPESVREARELELMQLKQGSLSMADYTSRFEENCRFSRVCQGASESYESWKCIKYQGGLRENIITTMAPLEIRVFFELVNKARVVEDFAKKVALARDTRGRNNNHGREKYFQPKG, encoded by the exons ATGACCAATCTAGCAAATACTATGGAAGCGAATGCTGCTACGACTATGCAAGCTGTGAAAAGGATGGATCAACTGGCTGGGAACGGAAATGGAAATGAGAATGGGAATGGAGAAGGAGATGGTAACAACTTGGGAGGTACTCCAATGACCTTGGCTTCATTTCTAAAGGTTCATCCATCAAATTTTAGAGGGTTAACCAACCCTACTGAAGTAGACAATTGGTTTCAGGCGATGGAGCATGCTCTGCAGGCTCAACATGTTCCGAACAATCAATTTGTGGAATTTACG ACGGCtttctataagaaatactttcctGAATCAGTAAGAGAGGCTAGGGAGTTGGAGCTTATGCAGTTGAAGCAAGGCTCATTGTCCATGGCCGATTACACTAGTAGGTTTGAAGAAAACTGTAGGTTCTCTAGGGTATGTCAAGGTGCCTCTGAGTCCTATGAGAGTTGGAAGTGTATAAAATACCAAGGAGGTTTGAGGGAAAACATCATTACTACTATGGCTCCTTTGGAGATTCGGGTGTTTTTCGAGCTTGTGAACAAGGCAAGGGTCGTAGAGGATTTTGCAAAGAAGGTGGCACTAGCAAGAGACACTCGAGGAAGAAACAACAACCATGGGCGTGAAAAGTACTTTCAGCCTAAGGGTTAG
- the LOC107609600 gene encoding protein SHOOT GRAVITROPISM 6-like isoform X1, with amino-acid sequence MEIDLTLTLSTLLPVVSINNDSRDQSDFSIGLKMYNEVQRCFLTVGLVYPDDLFLFLVNKCRVKEETLTFGGLCVLKHLLPRLFEAWHSKIPLLVDVVKSLLEEPSLGVWKALSELIVVMASHCYLVGSSGELFIEYLVRHCALTENNHGDLDILNKRVEVKFLPSPCFSINKYHLCTMIRP; translated from the exons GATTTGACGCTTACTCTATCAACACTTCTACCTGTAGTTTCTATAAATAATGACAGCAGAGATCAATCAGATTTCTCAATTGGACTTAAG ATGTATAATGAGGTGCAACGTTGCTTTCTCACAGTTGGCTTGGTGTACCCAGATGATTTGTTTCTGTTTCTTGTAAAT aaATGCAGGGTGAAGGAAGAAACATTGACCTTTGGTGGACTTTGTGTTTTGAAGCATCTTTTACCAAG GTTATTTGAAGCTTGGCATAGTAAAATACCTCTACTTGTTGATGTTGTAAAGTCCTTGCTAGAGGAGCCAAGTTTAGGTGTTTGGAAAGCACTTTCTGAA TTAATTGTGGTTATGGCTTCACATTGTTACTTGGTTGGTTCATCTGGAGAGTTGTTCATTGAGTATCTTGTACGACACTGTGCTTTAACTGAAAATAATCATGGTGATCTTGATATCCTAAATAAGAGAGTAGAGGTAAAATTTCTCCCCAGTCCTTGCTTCTCAATAAACAAGTACCACTTGTGTACAATGATAAGACCATGA
- the LOC107609600 gene encoding protein SHOOT GRAVITROPISM 6-like isoform X3: MEIDLTLTLSTLLPVVSINNDSRDQSDFSIGLKMYNEVQRCFLTVGLVYPDDLFLFLVNKCRVKEETLTFGGLCVLKHLLPRLFEAWHSKIPLLVDVVKSLLEEPSLGVWKALSELIVVMASHCYLVGSSGELFIEYLVRHCALTENNHGDLDILNKRVEDIWQQVA; encoded by the exons GATTTGACGCTTACTCTATCAACACTTCTACCTGTAGTTTCTATAAATAATGACAGCAGAGATCAATCAGATTTCTCAATTGGACTTAAG ATGTATAATGAGGTGCAACGTTGCTTTCTCACAGTTGGCTTGGTGTACCCAGATGATTTGTTTCTGTTTCTTGTAAAT aaATGCAGGGTGAAGGAAGAAACATTGACCTTTGGTGGACTTTGTGTTTTGAAGCATCTTTTACCAAG GTTATTTGAAGCTTGGCATAGTAAAATACCTCTACTTGTTGATGTTGTAAAGTCCTTGCTAGAGGAGCCAAGTTTAGGTGTTTGGAAAGCACTTTCTGAA TTAATTGTGGTTATGGCTTCACATTGTTACTTGGTTGGTTCATCTGGAGAGTTGTTCATTGAGTATCTTGTACGACACTGTGCTTTAACTGAAAATAATCATGGTGATCTTGATATCCTAAATAAGAGAGTAGAG GACATATGGCAGCAGGTAGCATGA